TGAGTAAGGATAGGGAGTTTATAGACCTGGAGTGGACCTCCATCAGCTCTACCGGCTCCCAATGCCTATAAGTACGAGCATGTTACTAGAATGGACTACTCAAATGACTTATTCTGGACTCAGAGTTGTGGGTTGGTATACCGTTGATTCAGGGGTCAACTCTCCggacagtacaagtacgaagCTGAACTTCGGACAGTGGTAAATCTGCACACTGCctcggtacttgtacgactacaagtatcgtactacTGTAAGTACTTTACCCTTTTAAACCTCATATTAATAAATCCCACATTTTAGACCCCCCTTTCGCTTACCACCTTGCACCCACCTCACACCCACTTCCTCCCACCTCCTCCCTCGCACCCACCTATTGAAGTAGTGACACCAGGGTAATAAAAGACACACGGTTGTGATGAGCGGAACCCGGGCTTTCCAATTGTCCCACGTTTGGCCCGTTTCTCCACTTCCTCGTCGCGCCAAGATGACCCTCTGCGCTTGCTCTCATACTTGTGGGACAGTATGCATCGTGTCACATGTGGGCAAAGAAAGATATCGCCAACACGCATGTTTTGCATGTATAACACGTCAAGTTTACGCGACGTGCGTACTGTACGAatatgtacgagtatgtacgagtattctacttgtaatatATTGTTGGTGGAATGTGGACTATTCGTATTTGTACTGATTTGGCAAGGGAATGTACATATTAGGAGGTAGGGGTGAGTGGGTCATGGTTGGTGCAACATCAGGCATGTATtatacatactgtgctTGTAGATATCGGATCGGATCGTGTCGATCTGTAGATCGGTGTAATACGATACGGTAGCCATGTACTATCCTTGACTGGCGCAATACTAGTACATGGCGCGCAATTGGCTTAATGCTATTACCACCACAATCACTACCACAATTTCGATTCCGCTGGCGTCTCCTCAATACCTCCCCAAATCAGGCAAATCAGGGGTAACTCACCAATGTATCGCTCCGGGTTCCTGCTTTGTTCATGCCCCCCTGGACGCATGTGCACTGGCACTGGGGGGCTGCAATTGATAATGAGGAAAATGAGGTCAAGTGGTGTCACTCCCATCGGTTCGGTGTGAATAGCTCCGCTGGTTCAGTGTGAATAGCTCCGTTGGTTCGGTGTGAATAGGTCTGTCGGCTCTATCAAACTTGAACTGCCAGTTGAAACTTTTGTTAATGTTTAATTGGCATGTTTGGTTGACCGCTGTGATACGGAACACTGCCATTAATTACGTCATTCGGCCGCtccacacaccaccactccGCCACTCGGTACTCACACTCCTTGTAGGTTGGCTTCCCGTTTTAACAATATTATTAATGTACTaacacaaacaaaacaCGAAAgctcccccccccccccccctcccccGCATACATCTATATAACCCCCTAAATGTCCTTCAATAAAACCCCACAGTCAACTCGTTCAGTCATTCATTCACTCTTTTTTCAATCCCACCAGCTGCAATGAAACTACCCATCATTGCCctcgctcttcttctctcctcgGTGGTGGCCGAAGTCACCGAGGACCAGGCGGTCCTGGACACCCTCACGGCCCCCAGCATTTCCACCAGCAACCCCGCAGCAAACgctcttctggatcttctccAAGAGCAGGCCGGTGTTCTGAGCACCAAAAACAATGGTGCTGGCAACATCTCCATCGATCGCACCATGATCATCGGCTACGCCAGCAACGACCCTAACTCCCAGAGCCGATTGCCTGGTTTCCTCAGACGACAGCAAATGTACGGCCAGCACCAGTGGGAATCCACCTGTGGACCTGAAGACTGGAGAGATATCATTTCTCTCGACAACCCCCAGTCGGTCAAGGAAGCCTACGACTGGTACTTTTATGAAATTGGAAAACACGAGCCTCAGTACACTGATCTCATGTACGAACAGACCGTCTATGACGTGTACATGATGTGGGCTGCCCAGAATGGTGCCGACGAGGCTGAGCAAACAGGCTCAGAGCTGATTCTCAATTGGCCTCCTACAGGCACTTGTGGAGAGGGCTCCTCTGCTGAATCTGATTCTTCCTCCGTTGAACCCTCTGGCGCTTCTGATATGCCTGTCACTACCGATTACACCAACACTCATATTCCTCTCGAGACTGAGGTCCCTTCTATTGAGCCTTCGGTTGAGCCTTCTGCCGAGCCATTCTTGAGCCTGTCCTACGGAAGTCCTTTCAGTCAGCCTTCCGTGGGAGCCTTCTGCCCGAGCCTACCTTCTGAGCCCTGTCTAACGGAAAGTCCTTCAGTTCGCCCTTCCGTGGAGCTTCCAGAGCCTACTTTCTGAGCCTGTCTAACGGAAGTCCTTCAGTTCAGCCTTCGTGGGCCTTCTGCAGAAGCCTACTTCTAGCCTGTTCTACGGAAGTCCTTCAGGTTCAGCCTTTCCGTGGAGCCTTCTTGCAAGAGCCTACTTCTGAGTTCTGTCTACGGAACCTTCAGTTCAGCCCTTCTGTTGAACCTACTGACGCCCCTGTTTCCAATGAGACCCCTGCTTCCACTGATGCTGCTTCTGTCGAGCCTACTTACATTCCATCCGTTGAGCCCACCCCTACCCCCACTGATACCGAGATCGATATCCCTCCCGCTACTGACAGCTCAGCTGCCCCCTCAGACCACCCCTCCACAGCCGAGCCTGATTTCACTGCCGCTCCTACCGCTACTTCCGCTCCTGTTGAGCTCGGAACCACTCTTTCTGATGTCCAGACCACCCTAGACTCACTGCTGACCAACATGCCCGACTCTGCTGAActcaagcagcttgtcAGTGATGCCTCTGCTACCCTGGCTAGCATTGAGAGCCAACTTTCTGGCACCCTGGCTAAGCGAGACGAAAAGGCCGATCTGGCGGTTAACGTAGCTACCCTTCTGGAACAGCTCAAGGCAATTGCTGCTCTTGTTGAGACCGTGGAGGACAAGTCCGCCGAGCTGCAGGCTGATCTGGACAATCTCAATGCTCAGATTGCTGAGCTGGAAGCTTGGCTGGATGAGAATGCCCCCGAGGTCACCTCTACTGAGACTGAGGCTCCTGTTGAGACTGCTTCGGAGACGGCTTCTGAGACTGACGCTCCTGCTTCTGAGACTGACGCTCCTGCTGAGACTGTTTCTGAGACTGGCACTCCCGTTGAGACTGCTTCTGAGACTGACTCTCCTTCCGTCACGAAGCTCCTTCCGTCACTGAAGCTCCTTCCGTCACTGAAGCCCCTTCCGTACCGACGCTCCTGTCACTGACTGTGAGACCGACCTCGTGTCTTCCATCCCTGCTAACATCTCTGCCCCCCTTGTGACTGAGATTGAGACCCTGTCCACCACTCTGACCACCACCCAAACTGTCACATACtgcgaggaggagaacgTTTGCACCAATACTGTTGTCACTCTGACAACCTGTGTGCCCATTACCCACACCGTCACCGTTTGTGACACTGTCATTGATGGCAAGACCGTCACCGTGACTGTTCCATGCGAAATCGAGACCGAGTACGTCACTGCCGAAACCACCGTTGTTGGCACCACCGAGATTGTTTCTCAGCCCGTTGAGACCATCCCCGTCTCTCAGCCCGTTGAGACTGCTCCTCCCGTTGTCGTCGAGTCCACTCCCTTCAACAACATCTCTTGGACCATCCAGTCCACTACCGCCCCCGCCACAGCCCCAGTCCCTGTTGAGACCTCCCCCGTCACCGTCGAGACTCTTCTGACCACCCAGACCATTGTTGAGGAAGATTataccaccaccatcaccggaACCGTCGTTGTGACCCGAATCATCGTCACTCCTACATCTACTCCTGCTGTCGCTACGCCGCTTGAGCCCGTTCCTACTCCTGTTGACTCCACTCCCGTTGTGCCTGTTCCTACAGCCGCCAACATCACTGAGATTCTCCCTGTTCCTTCGAACCCGGTCCAGGGTAACTTCACGACATTTGTGCCTATTCCTACCCAGGCCAATATCACTCAGTTTGTGCCCGTGCCTTCCGACGTCACCCAGGCTAACTCTGGTAAGAAGCTCACCGTCGGAGCTCTCATTCTCCTTCCTCTACTCATGTTGTAATGTGCTGGATCACAGATGTACTAACAGACTTAATCTCCAATATAACTCTCAATGCCAGTTATTTATAGGTAAAGCAGAGCACGTAAACCTGTTGGATGAGATTTCTCTCTGATATTTTCACAAAATATTCCCCCAGTAATTGAGTAAATCCCGAAACAATATTTTAGGATATGTTTTCCTATATTTTAGGTAAAAATTTCAAGATTAGGCGAACTGTTTGGTTCAAAGCAGAATATATAACGGATATTATCTGTGGATCTACTCGAATCTCGAAAAATCCATAaatcatcatctccatatTGTATGACTAATTTAGGAATACCGAGAAGCCCGTGTTTCGACGCCAGTCATGGTTTTTCTCATCATCCCATTTGGTCACTGTCAATCCCTGAGCAAGCTAAAATAAAAGCCAACTGTGCAAAAAAAGTGCCCGGAGCACAGCACTGGGGGTTGCACAAGATGGAGATTCCTCCATAACCAAAAAGAAGCGTCTGACTCGCACACGTAGTTTGGGGAACGTGAATGAGGGTTGTGCAGATGTCTCCATGGAGACGACCAGGTGGCTGCTCTCACGGGATATGGGTGTTCTTTCCAACACTCCGCTGCAGCATCACCATCTACTAGACCCTGACCTATCCGTCGTTTTGGACGAACTAACAGCCATAGTGAGCCCTCTGCTTGAAGCCAGTGGAGGGATAACACATCCATTCTGATCAGAAGAAGCCCTCAAAATCCATGGAGTGGGCAGTGGCAATCATGGCAATTGCAGTTGTAGGTGTGCAGTAGATATGTCCTAGACTGCACAGAAAGATGCCACAGAGGTAGTATGATGAGAAAGAAGATTGAGTAGGGAGACATAGTATAGACACTGTCATCACCAGATGTGTACTTTTGTTGTCCTTTTATACTCACCTTATTTTACATTATATTTCCCGTATTACTGTAATAGGAAAGAGgcaaataaaaaataaaattgTACCTCCccagtacaatacatgAATTCTTATCCTATAATATACTGTATaacgtatgtactgtaaaaTATATATGATTGGCGATTTGTTAAGGTTGAGATAATGCCATGGAGTGCATAATCGCAACTCTGTTGGGAAGTTATTAATGGTGGAGTAAATTGTAAATGGCCGCAAattattctaatgatttatatatatttatttgttGATAATATCTGATGTCCGTtgttttccttttttcccgATTTTATAgtatatattattattattattctGATTTCGGATATAATGGGCAACAGAAATAGGTGTCTCTGGAAAAGGCTTAGAGATGTCACATTGAGAATAAGAGCACTTTCCAATGTTTATGAGGCTATTATAACATCCAACTTGATGTTGGTGATATTAGAAGGTGTTCTAGAGAGTGTCATTCGCTAAGTGCTGTAGTAACATAGTTAGCGCAAATAATTGAGTTTGTTAGTAAGGCACACCGGTCACATTGACATTTTACATATGGAATTATATGGAAGAAATGTTCTTTTAGAGGGTGTCTGGCACGCACTTCCATGGCACATAAAACATCTTCGACTACTTTGCTATCATATAACCAATAAATTAACGCAATCTATGTTTTGAGACTTGAAGCAGTGTGTGGAATATGATATCCATCATGACTTATAGCCACTTGTTGCTGTTTATAGGTATTGGAAGAAGTAGTAGACACCCCAGGCGGCCCAGTTTCTCTCCCTGATTACCGCGTATACCCCGCTCGAATGGTCGTCATTCCACTCCTGCAGCGGTGCGAAATCCTcgctctcctccagcatctgcttgtacttggttTGGTTCTCTAGTCGGGCATCCACTACAAACGCCATCATGTAAGAGACGTACAGAACCGCTGCAAAAAGAACAAGATAGAACCAAGCTGTTTTGAAAAGCGCCACGAGACCAGAAGAGATGAGGGTCGATAAAATGGTTAGCTGTTTGCTCTTTTCGATCGTCTCATAGTACTGGGACTCAGGCAGCCAATTGGAAGCAAAAAACGCCTCGGACCACTTGATTTCGTTGACGAGAAACGAGTTGAGAAGTAGAACCAGCACAAAAGCCGCAGGATGTACCGACAGTAGCCAACACTGACAGACACCCAGTAGTAATGTAGACGCCAGAAGAATGGCTGCTGTAAATATGTAAGGAGAGACCTGAAAGAGATGCAATTGGGCAGCGGAAATCTTGGGGGGTGTCCACAGAGGCAGGATTCCGGCTGCCAGACATGCCACCAGCTCCATCACCCTTCTTCCCTGCTCTCCAGGACTCAGATGCTGGTTTTGAAGACGGTAAATTGTCACTGTGAGTCCAGATAGCATCACTCCATGTCGTAGAATCATGCTGAACCAGTTGGCCATTAGGGCGGGTAGAAGGGTGTGAGTCAATTGCTGTTGCGTGTCCTCTTCGTTATTTAACATGGCCGAGACTTGTGAtagtactgtagatacaCAAGATGGTTTCACTGTGCTGAAAGCTGTGCCTGAACGCGCTCACTTGAAAGAAAGAAAGGAGTACATGATGCGGctatgtacaagtatatgGTTTGGGACGTCACGATGGTTCAGAGAGGGGTTTATTTCCCTTTCTCGGCTCAATAAGAGTACACGGGGCCTTTGTttttgtcacgtgactttgaTATTTCGTTTTTGTCGCGAATTTTTGTCATCAGACAATTGCATCATTGTCTCCTTATCTCGCTTTCTAGCAGCACAGCCATGCACTCCACCAGATCTATATGATAGAGTTCAGGGATGACCACAGGGGGAACGGAGAACGGGGTGTGGGATATCACGTGAACTGAATCTTTGCGTGGTGTCAAtatgatttttttggcGGCGTTTGCGTCTGCAGGACTACGATACAATATCAAGTCGAGGGCATCTGTCTCTTACATTGATTTTTGTGGGATATTTGGAGCTCAGTCGGTATTCTGGTGACTCCAAAGCTTTGAATAATGTATGAAGTGAGATATGGAACTAAGGGTTAATAATTTGTTAACAATCAGAGTAATTAAAGTAGTTCTTTctacgtactgtactgaatAGATATTCTTGTTTTCAACGATATTGTCGTTCGCTTTGGTAGGGAAAATTTGTTGACTGTTAGCAGCTACTTTGTCATTGTGCATCGATTCTGAAAAAAAGGTCTTTAGGCAGTTTTGATTTTGGGGTTCGCTGGATACAATACTTATTCAAGTATGTCCTTCCCCaatatttttatttttttttttttttgtgtgtttttttttttcctctttttcctcttttttctGTAAAGACTATGTTTTAGATTTTCCTTTTTGttcctttttttatttttttatttttttatttttttatttctcCAATTATGGGTTCGAATCCCGACTGACTCAgtgctcctcctcctctcctctTCCATCTATTTAAGGTTCACACTAAACATACACCAAGGccattatatataatggTTACCAATCAGTATATATTACGTCACTGCCGCCAGATTTTGCCCCCGCTCCCGTCGACCCATGAAACTGCCCACGGAGATTGTCGCCCAGATATGCGCGTCGCTCGACCTTGAGTCCCTGCTCCAGCTCAGTTACACAAACGCCAGACTGCGGGCAGTGGCCTCAAATCTATTCCAACAAAAGATCCAAGCGAGCTGGCCCTGGATCACGGACTGCTCCGACTGGTACCAAGAAGGTATCAAAATCGTGCTGGCGAGAAGACGAATGCGTGAGAAGAGCCCCATGAGCGAAGAACTGCCTGTGGTGCAGGTTGCCAGACACCTGATCCATGTGAACGAGCCTGTGCCTGAGGAAGCGATTCTGTTGGGTCCGGAAACCAAGTACATGGACGACGACCACGATCTGTATTTCCGCACCGCTTCTCTGACCCGAATCAACCCCCGCAACATGGCCAATCCGCTGTCATACCACGATCCTCTGTGCATGGATGTGGACGACTTTCTGCAGCTGACAGGCACCAAGAACGCACACGGAAAGACGATAGTGACACACACATTTATGGGGAGATATTGGATATTTGCATACGACGAGGGAGGAGGGGTGCTCGAGGCCCCAAAGCTCGCTGCTATTGATAACTGGATATACTGCTACTTTCAGACCCGCGAAGACGGTTACACGGTTATCAAGCACCATTGCATCACTGATGGCGTCAAAGATGTCCCTGACTATCTTGTATCGCTTGCAAAATCGGAATACGGGTCCACTTACGACCTTGACTTTTTCTTTTCGCGCGAAAACGTCTTTGTGATCGATAAACTGGTTTTCGGAAATGAGGACGACTTCAAGCCTGTCTACTTTCGGCTTTTGAATATGGAAACAGGCGCCACGGTACCCCTTTGTTTTGTGGACAAGTCGGATACCCATGTGGTGGAGTATGAGGCGTTTGTGGACTACATGCGGTACTTGTGGCTGGATGGGCCGTTCTTTTACATCTACTCGGGTGCCGACGAGATGATTATTGTGGTGGATGTGAAAGAGGGGTGGGTCAAGTATTTGGTGCTGACAACAGAGATATCCCATGAGTCGCACTTGAGTAGGTTGACTCATGGCTTGTTGTGGCTGTACGACAATCTTGTGGTCGATGTCAAGAGGCACACGGTTCATTATTTGCCCGATAACAGCAGGTGCAACACTGCAGGGTTGTATAATGGGCAAGTTCATTGGTGGAGGTTTCCGAAAGCCGACAAGTTGGTGAAGAAGCAGGAATTGGAGATTGGAGAGGGGGTGTCTGTGTTATAGCTAGTGCTGACGGCGTGAGCGAGACCAGCTGAGGACACTATTTGGCTACTGACACAGACCGACATCTTGACTAACATAAGGCTACTAACAATCCCTCTGCAGGACAATTTGGGTGGTGAGTGAGATACTGGTTCACTACAGAACACAATTGGGGAGGGTGGAGGACTGGAGGACAGACTGACGAAGGTAGATGCGGAGCCTGAGAGCTTGTATCTGAGTGTACTAACAATtgtttatttatttattcttGATAATCACTTTTTTGACCCCTACTATTCAGGTCCTCTAATACATGGACATGACTACCCCTTGAACTGTCGCAGCAGTGGTCAGAAGCGGGAAATATTTATATCATTGGAACCCCGAGGTCGTGTTTCAGTACAAAAATGTCTTTTATTTTCCACAAATAGCGGCTTCTCGCGCAGTTGTGGTGGCCCATACTTGTGTAGGATTTTGCTCACACGACCAAAAAGAAAGCCACAATCGTTGAACATAAATGGAGGGAAAAATCACGAGTTACTCAGACAAGTTACTCAGACAAGTTACTCAGAGAGGCAAAATATAATCGGAGAGGGTTTTTTGGGGCTATTTTGAGGGCAAAAAGAGAGGACGACAGGACTCGAACCCGCAGCCTTTGGAGGACGTCGTTCAGAAGAACCGAAATCCAATGCGCTACCATTACGCCACCGGTCTCAGAAAAAGTTGAGtctgaaaaatgaaaaaatCTATTATAATCCGGTAAAGaggatcacgtgagtttattagaataaaaataaaaaaagtTCAAAAataatgaatcattagaataaaaaaaaaaaattaataCAAAACCAATTATTACCGGCCATTTGAGACTGAACCGCTGGATTAATTTCATCGGAGAAGATagcatatatatatttcgGCTATGGCGAATACGGTGGAGTTGGTTTTATCTGTTtttcttgttgttgttgttttaTCGTCCCGTTGTTTCGGTGAGGCTCAAAGAGGGGAAAGAAAAAATTGAAGGAAagaaaaaattaaaaaaaggaaaggaaaaaaaaacatgatTGGTTTGGAATTTGGCTGTCTCGTTTTATTTGCTGTATATCGCATCTTGCTGTTTGGAATCCTGATACCACTTCACTACCTCCGATCTACTTGAACTCACACTTTTACTTTCACAATCAATTCATTTACATCAATAGACGCTTGATCTAGATCTTGAGCTTGAAtagcttgagcagcagctcggcgTCCTTAAtctcctgcttctcctcgccAATGTACTCGCCCTTGTGGGCCTCGTGCTCGCCCTCCTTTCGGAGAGGTCGTCGAAGAGTCTTGGTGAGCAGATCCGAGTTGTTCTCAATGGCCTTTTCCAGATTGAGATCAGCAGAGTCCTTCACAACAGTGTACTCAATGTGGACATCGTCGGTGACCTCGAGTCCCAGGGTCTTTCGCAGTTTCTGGACTCGGTTGAGCACCTCTCGAACAGTGGCCTCGCCCTTGTACTCGTCGTAGACGTTGGTGTCGAGCAGACAGAGCACGTCCTGGTCGGAGGAGACCTCGAACCCGGCACCACAGTCGTCAATGGTTCGCGAAATGGTCAGATCGccctccaccagctcaaTGCCGTCGACAGTGCacttgttggtcttgaggtAGTTGAAAACCTCCTCGGAAGACAGCTGGGGAAGACCCTTCTTAACTCGGgcaatgtccttcttgagcttcttgccGAGAACGGGCCAGTCAGCCTGGGCCTTGTACACCACCTTGTGGGCagcctcgtcgtcggtgatGACCACCTGTCGCAcgttgagctcctcgacaATGTACTTTTCGAGGTCTCGCACGTGTTTGAGGTAGGCAGGGTCAGTGTGGATGATGACCAGCGACTTGAGAGGGGTCTTGAGAGGCacgttcttcttgtctcgAATGACTCGGCCCTGTTCAATGATGGACTGGACCCGCTTCACAGCAAGCTCAATGTCCtcgtcaaacagctccTCTCGAACCTGGGGGTAGGGCAGGAAGTGGACCGATCGAGAATCCGCCACGGAAGAATCAAACTCAATGTAAGGCTTGATCTTCTGGTAGATGGTCTCAGACAGGAAGGGGGTGAAGGGAGCCATGGCTCGAACCAGGGTGTACTCGGCCTCAAACAGAGTgttgagagccttgacGGCGTCCTCCTCTCCGTTGTCTCCCTTGAGACGGGATCGGTTCAGACGAATGTACCAGTTGGTGAGATCGTCAATGAGGTGGAGCAGTCGAGGAACCACGGCGTACAGCTTGTACTCCTTCATCATGGCGTGAATGTGGCCCACCAGCGACTGCAGAGACGCAAGAATCCACCGGTCCATGACATTGTCGGATTTGAGCGCAGggttgtacttgaactCGGTACCGTACAGCTTATTGACCAGAGACACCTGGCCCTCCCAGAACTTGTACGAGTTCCACCACGGCAGCAGAACCTTGGACACCACCTCTCGAAcgccctcctcctggaaCTTGAGGGTGTCGGCTCGCAGAACCGGCGAGTTGATGAGATACAGCCGCAGAGCGTCGGCTCCAAACTTGTCGAGCACCTCGGTAGGGTCAGGGTAGTTTTTGAGTCGCTTTGACATCTTTTTGCCGTCGGCAGCAAGAACCAGGCCGGAGACAATCACGTTCTTGAACGGCGACACGCCAAACAAGTAGTTTCCGAGCACCGTGAGAGTGTAGAACCAGCCTCGGGTCTGGTCGATTCCCTCGGAAATGAAGTCGGCGGGGAAGCccttctccatcacctccttggactcgggGTCAAAGGGGTAGTGTCTGGAGGCGTAGGGCATGGAGCCGGACTCGAACCAGCAGTCAAagacctcctccactcGTCGAAGCACGCCCTTGCCCATCTTGGAGGGGATGGTGATGTCGTCAATGTGGTGCCGGTGGATGTCGTCGATGTTCTTGACTCCagacagctcctcgagctcggcCACGGATCCCACGCAAACCACCTCCTCGTAATCGTCGGAGACCCACAGGGGGATGGGGGTACCCCAGTATCGGTTTCGGGAAATGTTCCAGTCTCGGGCGTTTTTGATCCAGTTGCCAAATCGGCCATCCTTGATGTTGGAGGGCACCCagttggtcttgtcgatGTTTTCCAGCATCTGAGGgatcatctccttgattcGCACGAACCACGAAGGCACGGTTCGGTAGAGCAGAGGAGTGTCCGATCGCCAGCAGAAGGGGTACGAATGACGCACCTGGCCGTCGACCACCAGTCGGcccatctccttgatttTCTTGATGATGGACCGGTCGGCGTCCTTGACATAGACTCCCTCCCAGTCGGAGACCGCGGGGGTGAATTTGCCGGCGTCGTCGACGGGATTGGGGGGGTACCGCTTGTCGGAAATGATGCCTGCGTCGGTAGCGGCCAGATAATCGTCCTCTCCGAACGCGGGAGACTGGTGGACGATTCCGGTACCGGAGGAGTCGGTGACGTAATCGGCACAAATGACCTGGAAGCCCGGGGTCAACTTGAGCTTTCGGGCGTCCTCCGAGTCTTCAAAGTCCGCGGCAAAGTAGGGGAATAGAGGCTGGTATCGCTTGCCCTTGAGAGAAGAGCCCTTAATGCCCTTTTCCAACACGGAAAagtcggccttcttggggttCTTGTACAGAGTGGACAGCAACGACTCCAGCAAAATGTACACGTCGCCGGTCTTGCcgtccttgatcttgatGTAGTCAAAGTTGGGGTTCACGGCAAGAGCCAGGTTCGAAGGAAGAGTCCAGGGAGTGGTGGTCCAGGCCAGCAACTTGACCTCGGGCTCATCCACCAGAGGGAAGGCGACGACCACCGCGGGAtccagcacctccttgtAGTTCTGAGCAGCCTCAAAGTTGGCAATGGGCGTGCACAGAGCGGTGGAGTAGGGCATGACTCGATGGCCCCGGTAGACAgcgtccttcttgtacagCTCCTGAAACACCCACCAAACCGACTCCATGAACGACGTCTGCAGCGTCTTGTAGTCgttgtcaaagtcgatCCATCGACCCAGCCGACCAATCGTCTTGCGCCACTCCCCAGCATATCGCATCACAATGGCTCGACACTCCTCGTTGTAGTTGGCCAGACCAAACTTCATCACGTCTtccttgcccttgatatccagcttcttgtcaaTCTCGTGTTCCACAGGAAGCCCATGCGTGTCCCAGCCAAACCGTCGCTCCACATGATGCCCAGTCATATGGGCATATCGTGGCacaatgtccttgatggtCGACGCCAAAATGTGGCCATAGTGCGGAGTGCCAGTGGCAAACGGAGGCCCATCGTAGAAGGTGAAATGGGGCTTGTCAGCATTGAGCTTGAGTGACGTCTGGAAGGCATCAATCTCCTCCCAGAACTTGAGCACcgcttcttcctccttggagaaat
The Yarrowia lipolytica chromosome 1A, complete sequence genome window above contains:
- a CDS encoding uncharacterized protein (Compare to YALI0A00198g, similar to YALI-IPF6987.1 Yarrowia lipolytica YALI0C21912g Unknown function), coding for MLNNEEDTQQQLTHTLLPALMANWFSMILRHGVMLSGLTVTIYRLQNQHLSPGEQGRRVMELVACLAAGILPLWTPPKISAAQLHLFQVSPYIFTAAILLASTLLLGVCQCWLLSVHPAAFVLVLLLNSFLVNEIKWSEAFFASNWLPESQYYETIEKSKQLTILSTLISSGLVALFKTAWFYLVLFAAVLYVSYMMAFVVDARLENQTKYKQMLEESEDFAPLQEWNDDHSSGVYAVIRERNWAAWGVYYFFQYL
- a CDS encoding uncharacterized protein (Truncated form of YALI0A00176g, weakly similar to uniprot|P08640 Saccharomyces cerevisiae YIR019c STA1 extracellular alpha-1 4-glucan glucosidase) translates to MPDSAELKQLVSDASATLASIESQLSGTLAKRDEKADLAVNVATLLEQLKAIAALVETVEDKSAELQADLDNLNAQIAELEAWLDENAPEVTSTETEAPVETASETASETDAPASETDAPAETVSETGTPVETASETDSPSVTKLLPSLKLLPSLKPLPYRRSCH
- a CDS encoding uncharacterized protein (Truncated form of YALI0A00212g, no similarity) produces the protein MKLPTEIVAQICASLDLESLLQLSYTNARLRAVASNLFQQKIQASWPWITDCSDWYQEGIKIVLARRRMREKSPMSEELPVVQVARHLIHVNEPVPEEAILLGPETKYMDDDHDLYFRTASLTRINPRNMANPLSYHDPLCMDVDDFLQLTGTKNAHGKTIVTHTFMGRYWIFAYDEGGGVLEAPKLAAIDNWIYCYFQTREDGYTVIKHHCITDGVKDVPDYLVSLAKSEYGSTYDLDFFFSRENVFVIDKLVFGNEDDFKPVYFRLLNMETGATVPLCFVDKSDTHVVEYEAFVDYMRYLWLDGPFFYIYSGADEMIIVVDVKEGWVKYLVLTTEISHESHLSRLTHGLLWLYDNLVVDVKRHTVHYLPDNSRCNTAGLYNGQVHWWRFPKADKLVKKQELEIGEGVSVL
- a CDS encoding uncharacterized protein (Compare to YALI0A00264g, similar to Saccharomyces cerevisiae ILS1 (YBL076C); ancestral locus Anc_7.398, similar to uniprot|P09436 Saccharomyces cerevisiae YBL076c ILS1 isoleucyl-tRNA synthetase) gives rise to the protein MNFSKEEEAVLKFWEEIDAFQTSLKLNADKPHFTFYDGPPFATGTPHYGHILASTIKDIVPRYAHMTGHHVERRFGWDTHGLPVEHEIDKKLDIKGKEDVMKFGLANYNEECRAIVMRYAGEWRKTIGRLGRWIDFDNDYKTLQTSFMESVWWVFQELYKKDAVYRGHRVMPYSTALCTPIANFEAAQNYKEVLDPAVVVAFPLVDEPEVKLLAWTTTPWTLPSNLALAVNPNFDYIKIKDGKTGDVYILLESLLSTLYKNPKKADFSVLEKGIKGSSLKGKRYQPLFPYFAADFEDSEDARKLKLTPGFQVICADYVTDSSGTGIVHQSPAFGEDDYLAATDAGIISDKRYPPNPVDDAGKFTPAVSDWEGVYVKDADRSIIKKIKEMGRLVVDGQVRHSYPFCWRSDTPLLYRTVPSWFVRIKEMIPQMLENIDKTNWVPSNIKDGRFGNWIKNARDWNISRNRYWGTPIPLWVSDDYEEVVCVGSVAELEELSGVKNIDDIHRHHIDDITIPSKMGKGVLRRVEEVFDCWFESGSMPYASRHYPFDPESKEVMEKGFPADFISEGIDQTRGWFYTLTVLGNYLFGVSPFKNVIVSGLVLAADGKKMSKRLKNYPDPTEVLDKFGADALRLYLINSPVLRADTLKFQEEGVREVVSKVLLPWWNSYKFWEGQVSLVNKLYGTEFKYNPALKSDNVMDRWILASLQSLVGHIHAMMKEYKLYAVVPRLLHLIDDLTNWYIRLNRSRLKGDNGEEDAVKALNTLFEAEYTLVRAMAPFTPFLSETIYQKIKPYIEFDSSVADSRSVHFLPYPQVREELFDEDIELAVKRVQSIIEQGRVIRDKKNVPLKTPLKSLVIIHTDPAYLKHVRDLEKYIVEELNVRQVVITDDEAAHKVVYKAQADWPVLGKKLKKDIARVKKGLPQLSSEEVFNYLKTNKCTVDGIELVEGDLTISRTIDDCGAGFEVSSDQDVLCLLDTNVYDEYKGEATVREVLNRVQKLRKTLGLEVTDDVHIEYTVVKDSADLNLEKAIENNSDLLTKTLRRPLRKEGEHEAHKGEYIGEEKQEIKDAELLLKLFKLKI